GTGGACTATCGCAACGAAGGCGGCGACCGCCCCTCGATCACCAGCCCGCTGGACCTCAACGATCCCAACCTGGGTTGGGGCTGGACAGGTGGCCGGGTCAACATCCAGAACGAAAAACGCGTGACCGAAACCCGCGGCGCACGCGCCGACCTGCAGTTCGGCGAGGACAAGCGCAACATCAAGATCGGTGCGGCCTACGATCAGGCCGAGCGCACCATCCGCGGCTTCGACAACAGCATCGCCTGGGAGCAGGTGGTCTGCCGTGGCGGTGGCGGTAACGTATGCAATGGCGGTCCGGGCTCGGCGGTACCTAGCGCGGTGCTAGCCACCTATTTGCGGCCCGGCCCGGATGGCTTCATCACCGCCGATTTCGATCGCTTCCTGCGTGACACCAACTATTACCCATTGCGCGATGCAGCGCCGGAATCCAACTCGGCCAATACCGGCGCCTCGACCGGTGGCATCCGCGAGAAGAACCTCGGCTTCTACATCGAAACCAACGCGGAAACCGAGGTGTGGAACCGCACGCTGCGCCTCAACGCCGGCGTACGTTACGTCACCACCGACCAGACCATCACCGGCCCGGTCACCATCAACGGCATCCGCCGCGTGCAGGTACTCGACTCCGACTACAAGGAAGCCCTGCCCTCGTTCAATGCCGCCTGGGACGTGGCCGACAACGTGGTGCTGCGCCTGTCCAGCTCGCGCACGCTCACCCGCCCGGACCCGAGCGCGATGTTGCCCAACACCAACTTCAGCGATCCCTCCGCGCAGACCGCCACCCAAGGCAATCCGAATCTGGCGCCTTACCTGTCCACCAACGTCGACTTCGGCGGCGAGTGGTATACCGGCGGGGAAGGCTATGTGGGCCTGACGCTGTTCAACAAGCGCATCAGCGGCTTTACCGTCAACGGCGTGCGGCGCATTCCCTTCAACGATCTGGGTGTGCCCTACGACAGCCTGCTGCCGATCCAGCAGGCCGGCCTGCAGCAACGCGGTGGGCCGGACGCGGCCCCAGTCGACGTGCAGACCCAGGTCAACGCCGATGGCGTGCTCGACATCCGCGGTACCGAGGCGATCTGGGTGCAGCCGCTGGACAGGCTGGTCGACGGCCTGGGCTTCAGCGTCAACTACACCCATGTCGCCCAATCCTCCGAAGGCGAAGGCGTGCCGGCGGTGGCGGTGGGTGTGGCGCCGAACCTGTGGAACGGCACCGTGTACTGGGAAAAGAAGGCCGCCTCGGTACGCCTGTCCTACACCTGGAACGACGACATGGTGATCTCCGGGGCCAACCAGAACGGCATTCCGTACGCACGCCTGAATGCCGATGCGCGCGGCCAGCTGGATCTGTCGGCCAGCTATGCGCTGGACTGGCTGCCGTCCAAGCCGCAGATCACCCTCAACGTCACCAACATCACCGACGAGCCGCTGCGCACCACCTATGCGTGGCCCAACGCCACCTACGACCTGTACGAGCCGGGGCGCACCGTCATGCTCGGCATCCGCGGCACGTTCTGACAGTGACTATCGACACGACGGCGCCGTGGGCAGCCATGCGCGGCCGATGGTCGCGATGCACGCACTCTACGCGTGCATCGCGCCGCCGCTGCGCCGGTCACGCTGCCTGCAAGACGGCACACGACGTTTTAACGGACACTGCAACCGCTGCGCCTGCGGCCACGATCCAGCGAGGTCACGGCCAGCGGCGTAGCGCGCGCCGCGGCGTTTTCCGTAGCACTCTTCGAGCCCGCCTCACCTCATGAACGATCGGTCACAGCAGCTCTCCGTGCGCGAGAAGATCGGCTACAGCCTGGGGGACCTGGCCGCCAACCTGATCTTCCAGACGTTGGTCACTTTCCTGGCGTTCTTCTATACCGACGTGTTCCGGATTCCCGCCAGCGCGGCGGCCACGTTGATCTTTGTGGTCGGCCTGCTCGGCGCGTTTGTGTTCACGCCCATCATCGGCATCCTGGCCGACCGCACGCGCACCCGCTGGGGCAAATTCCGCCCATGGATCCTGTGGACGGCACTGCCGTTCGGCGCACTGTCGCTGGCGGCGTTCAACACGCCGACGCT
The window above is part of the Xanthomonas cassavae CFBP 4642 genome. Proteins encoded here:
- a CDS encoding TonB-dependent receptor — translated: MKNSYARTALSCALGSILLGMASSVAWAQSTDATTAPPPPDPAGSNDAVTQLDTVTVSGYRRSIQFSTDAKRDSVGFADTVFAEDIGKFPDMNIAESLNRIPGVQLARDVNGEGLNIAIRGLGTSFTKTTLNGSSIATASIGLNAQNQNREVDLNLFPTEFFTQLTVSKTPTASMLEGGVSGVVDMRSARPFDRPGVHFTYQAQADWNSTSEKTTPRGAFMGSWTNEEGTLGALFGMASVRSKLGVRGFESVGWTNPGLTYTQCGLTPPAGTPATNQPAACNVNGGGNWRIPDRVPATAGSGLTTGETIDAAWLLARNPGLSIDQISDALIPRLGRQVYMNGDRDRDASVMSLEWRPSDSMHFYLDTLYSEAKRTTERISMNLIGRNGNMIPLGMQLDQNNVVTSATFANAQYFLEARPYREEVKFWSVNPGAELLFGPEQDIKLNVQANATRSWLDRESPSILVTSPFTTVDYRNEGGDRPSITSPLDLNDPNLGWGWTGGRVNIQNEKRVTETRGARADLQFGEDKRNIKIGAAYDQAERTIRGFDNSIAWEQVVCRGGGGNVCNGGPGSAVPSAVLATYLRPGPDGFITADFDRFLRDTNYYPLRDAAPESNSANTGASTGGIREKNLGFYIETNAETEVWNRTLRLNAGVRYVTTDQTITGPVTINGIRRVQVLDSDYKEALPSFNAAWDVADNVVLRLSSSRTLTRPDPSAMLPNTNFSDPSAQTATQGNPNLAPYLSTNVDFGGEWYTGGEGYVGLTLFNKRISGFTVNGVRRIPFNDLGVPYDSLLPIQQAGLQQRGGPDAAPVDVQTQVNADGVLDIRGTEAIWVQPLDRLVDGLGFSVNYTHVAQSSEGEGVPAVAVGVAPNLWNGTVYWEKKAASVRLSYTWNDDMVISGANQNGIPYARLNADARGQLDLSASYALDWLPSKPQITLNVTNITDEPLRTTYAWPNATYDLYEPGRTVMLGIRGTF